Below is a window of Pogona vitticeps strain Pit_001003342236 chromosome 9, PviZW2.1, whole genome shotgun sequence DNA.
TAAAGGATTTTGGCTACCTGTCAGCGCATCTGTTTAGACAATAGAGGTGTTAAAAATTTTTTTCACTTAgctcttattttgtattttaaagctACCGGATTTTCAGTAAAGTTTTTCAACATTTAAGTTTCTTTTGCTAAGTTCCTACTGTCTGCTGTATCCGTGCTGCTTCGGTAGGACTGTCGCTCACCTAGAAGGTGATTGATGATTGTCTTATGATGGCCCTACAATATAGTCCACTTTTTTAATATGTGAGAAAATCAATGTAGGGGGTCTGGATTTAGGTTTCCTACCCAAAATCTTTTTTATGGGGCAAATGTTTGCCTATTTTATTATATGGCAGAGTATGCTATGAATACCTGAAACAATAACTCGTGCGGGTGATGAAGGGGAAATCCCCTGGGCTAGTTCTTTTACTATATGACTGGCTTTCATTAATCAGGCATGAAGAAGAGTCGTTTTGATTTATAATTTCTATAAATTATGTTCTAGGCTGAAGAAGAGTCGTTTTATTTATAATTACTATAAATTATGTTCTGGGCTTCCATACCTCCCCCCCTTTGGGTGAGGGAGATGGCTTAAAATGATACGTTTGTCTTCCTAATTTCTATtataaaaaggcaatattttttttttaaaagccacagggCGTCGCCGGGCGATGACGTCACAGGCGGGCGACGGAAGGGGCGCGcgcccctccctttccctcccgtCTCAACCGGAGCGAAGCCGGCATGGCTCCCAAGAGTTCCCGGCGGACGGGATCCCACAAGGCGCACTCTTTGGCCCGCCAATTGAAAACGAAACGGCGCCGCCGGGATCTGGATCAGATCCACCAGGATCTGCTGCCTGAGAACACGGCGAAGCTCCTGCGCCAAGACCCCGATCCGGACATGCCCGGGAGCGCGCAGCACTATTGCCTGCACTGCGCGTGCGTAAAGAAGGGCGGGATGCTgggtgggggggcggcggcgaaaGGGGCTCGGGGGTTACCTTGGAGACGCTTGTTGGGCTTAGTGCGCGTGCGCGGAAAGTGGGGGCTTGAGCCCTGGCTTCTTGGCTGGTAGAGATTAGGAGCCTCCAAGAGAGAAATGGGATTTCTTGCTCCCTGTAGATTAAGTCCCTCCAGATATTTGTTGGGCTGCAGTGTCTGCTTAGCCATGGAGAagggctggggtttttttttttgaaggcctGCCCTTTCTGGAAAGCCCCAATTGCCCAACCCAGGTTTAAGTGCATTGGCTTTATTCTCCCCacaccactgggggaggtcagaGCTGCCTatagaaatcaatgcagaaataaaGGATTTTAGGCTACCTGTCAGTGCATCTGTTTAGACAATAGAGGAGGTGATAAATATTTTTCACTTAgctcttattttgtattttttttttaagctgctggATTTTCAGTAAAATATTTCAACATCTAAGTTTCTTTTGCTAAATTGCTATAGTCTGTTATGTTCGTGCTGCTCCAGTAGGACTGTAGCTAACCTAGAGGGTGATTGATGATTGTCTTTATGATGGCCCTGCAATATAGTCCACTCTATAGTGGCCTTGGCTGACGGATGGGCggtttataaatcaaataaataaataaataaaaataaaagtgtatCTCCTTAAATCTGTCAGGTGCTCATTTCACGCTGAACACTCCTGCAGGATGAAGCCTTTGAACTGCTGAGTAACCAAGGTGTTTAActttatctctctttctccatcaaCAGACGGTATTTTGTTGACTCAAAAAGCATGAAGGATCACTTCAGATCTAAAGTTCACAAAAAGAGGTACAGTTATTTTTTTCATCAATAATGAGATAAACCCTTCTTCTCTAGGGAATAAACTGTCTGAAATGGGTGTTCATGCCATAACAAGCAGCTGGTATATACTTCGGTCTTTACCTACATCAAAACCTAACCATCCAAACTTtgtgaaaagcatttttttttaatcagataaATGAGCACGTAGTTGACCCATGGTCAAATTGAAATGTGGTGGTTGGATCCTGTCTTGCCTCTCATGTTTGTCTAAGGGCAGAAGACATTTCTACAGTCCTTTATCTGAAGATGTTCAGTGCCATATGGCCCCTCAATCAAGAAGTTATGTGGGtttagcagagaagagaagaacaGTGTTGTGTTTTCTGGGTGAAAAGTTAAAAAACGGCAATTTGCCGTTTAATTTCAGTtcaatataaatacaaataaaatacattgcATGTCATTTCTAGTCTGCAAAGGTTTTGTCTCCTACACTTATTTGACATGCGCTGCTTTCCTCCCACAATCTTGCAGATGATAGTCTGAAACTTGTAATAATTATTATTCAATTAGTTATtcaatttatattccacttttctcaAGAGGAAAGGCAGTTCACAATATTGAACTGTTGTTTAGGTTTTGCTGTCATACACATGCATTTTCACATGCACTTCAAAACCTGAAGTTTTGAGTAAGGGAAATGTTGACCGCCCCATCCTATGGTTATCTACTCAACGGTTCATTCACTTCAATAGCACTTACATCATTCATGGGACCGTGAATGATAACATCTGTTTTTGATGCTGTATCAACATAAGCTAGCTGTTGTGTTGCTTAATGACAAATTTATGTTAGATTCTAGCTCCTTTCTCTATTTATGGGGTGGGAGTGAAGAAGCACTGAAGTGCTTATAGTGCTTTGCTATCTTCGAGAGGCAGAGAGTTGTTGGTGCCCAGGCTACTTGTAGCTGTTTTGTGATTTGAGTTGGCACTTATAGCCCTTTATCATGTTATACTTTCTTTGGTGAGCGATTTCCTTGTATCTGCAAAGCATTTAACATCTCCCTGACCTCTTTGTTATTTGACTTGGATGTGAGTGGTATGAATTTTCTAGCAAATTTAGAGTTGGGTGATTTCCCTGCTGCTTGCAGTTATTTGTGGTTGGAAAACAGAGTCAAATGTATTTATTGGCCATGGTGTAGAAGCAGCTTATTCTCATTGCTGAAACATCTGAAGAGAAATAATAAAGAGAACACATCAATTTTACATTTAAACAAATTTGAAAATGGTTTTTGACATTTTATTGAATACTTATAAATGTCTTTAGACATGGCCTAATAACATAGACCTATTTCCCATTAGGGATGAGTAGAAGTTGGCTCCTCTAGTAAATCTCAAAATGTTTTGCAGTAGATTGTGTGAATAGGGTTTATGATTCTCAGTTCTTCAAGACAAAATGGCCCCATCCTGCTGTCTTAAAGTACACTACAGAAATGAGAAAAACATGTGGGGTAACCGGGGGTAGGTTTTTGTGTGGGAACTCTTCCATTATTGACTTAGAATTCTCCAATCTTTTGCACCAGTTCCTATCTGGTGTATGTCAagttctaataaaaaataaatcccagAAATTTGAGGTCTGCCCATCATTTTTGTATTATTTAGATGGTTGGGCAGGATGGATATAAATTAAGTTACTGAATGCAATTAACTATTGTATCATGTTGTACTTTGCCTAAAGAACTGTACACAAAAGTGAATGTGCTTCTAATGAATTGTAACTTTTATTCTAAATTTGATTACTATTGTATCAATTCCTTTTGCCTGCTTATTGTTCTGTTTGGCTTGTATAATTCTGTTAATAATTACTCACCATCGGGTcaattttccagggttttctggtaTACTGagtagtagtttaccattccttctgttgatGCACTaataagctggctcttctcccgagaTGCACAATAGGGAATCAAGCTCACAACTTCAGCACCAAACTCACTGTATTATTTTGTTGGTAGTTAACTTTGTGAAATGGTGGCATTTCTAAAAATACGGGattctttgccaaaaaaaaaagaaagaaaaagaaaaaagggaacaatacaatataaaattgTCCATGCTGTGTCTTAATTGGGACTGCCATGCCTGAATGGTTCATTATTACACATTTGGCACAAAAGCAGAATAGAAGCAGGAGCACAAATTGTCTCCACCTAACTCTTACAgacgggacgtggtggcattgcaggttaaactgcagagcctctgtgttgcaggtcagaagaccagcagttataagatcgaatccacatgaaggagtgagctcccgtcgcttgtctcagctcctgccaacctagcagttcgaaagcatgtaaatgcgagtagataaataagtaccacctcggtgggaaagcaacggtgttccatgtctagccatgctggccacatgaccacagaaattgtcttcggacaaaatgctggctctacggcttggagaccgggatgagcaccacgccctagagtcagagaTGACTGgattaatgtcaaggggaacctttacctttaactcttACATTTTCTTATAGAAAATGTAAAGCCATCCAAAAGTAAATTAGATTGCAAGTCCCATCCATTAGCCAAGGGTGACTAAGAGGGATGATGTGGTTTGTAGTCTAATGATTAGAGAATCAGGACTGAAACAGAAGCTATAGTGTGGGATTAGAACTGTAAGCATGTATATGTTGGAGAGGTATGAGCTAGGCAGTCTTtcatgtttgtgaaatcagagGAATTTtgtgcttaaatcctgaagaccaatcacaaatcaGAGCAAGCTGATTTGTAATTTATGTGATGTGGGGAAAGCTCCCAATGTGCACTGGGACACTTGACCAAACTAAAAACGTCACGGCTGGAGTAGACCACTAAAGTTTGCAAACTCTTTTTATGTGCTTCTGTTTTAGGCTGAAACAGCTAAGCGAGGAGCCGTACACCCAAGAGGAGGCTGAAAGAGCAGCTGGGATGGGGTCCTACATTCCTCCTAAGAAGATCGAGGTTCATACACAGCCCTTGGAGGAGATGGAGGAATCCAGCTGAGAGCAACAGGGCTTCTCTCTAGCTTGTTTGCACAGTCTGAAGACATCCGAGACAACAGGGAGGGCATTCTGGCATAATTGTTGGGGGGGGATGTAGGTCTCTCTTGCTCTCCCTATCttcagacatcactgtttcagggTAGTAGAACTGAGGTATAAAAACAAGTAAAGGGCTTTCAGCAGAGAAGGGTGGTGTGCCTTTTGCTTCGAAAATAAAGGACGTTTTCACCCTGTCTTCGTTGGCAACAGAGTTCAGTGAAAGGTCTCAAACGGGATGAGCAAGACACCCCGCTGTTATAATGTCCTGAATATATGACTGATTGCTTCCCTCGGCTTCTGTTGATAGGCTGTGGCTCTGGATTTTGAGGGATTTTCCTGTTAATGTGAGCTATTCCATTTCCTAAACGAGTCCTCTTAATAAATGAGCTGACAATCTGTTGCCAGACCCCTGGGCTGCCCGTTTTGCTGGTTTGATTGGAATGCGCTGAAGGACCTTTTCTGTGCCTGTGAGAAGAAGAATATCGGAAGCCCCCAAAGGTCCTGACCTCTAGTTCTGCATGAGTTGCTGGAGGAATGACGGTCTTGGCTCATAGCTCCCTCCTTCATCCATTAAGCATACACTGAACATGCCAGAATAATCCATCTTTCCATACTTAAAGC
It encodes the following:
- the ZNF593 gene encoding zinc finger protein 593, with amino-acid sequence MAPKSSRRTGSHKAHSLARQLKTKRRRRDLDQIHQDLLPENTAKLLRQDPDPDMPGSAQHYCLHCARYFVDSKSMKDHFRSKVHKKRLKQLSEEPYTQEEAERAAGMGSYIPPKKIEVHTQPLEEMEESS